The stretch of DNA GTTCAATGCCTTCCGGCAAATCACGCTTCAGCGTCTCGTAATCGAGATCGCTGGTCATATGAGTGAGGATGGTGCGCTTCGGCTTTAGCTTCTGGGCCCATGCCACAGCCTGCTTGACACTAAAATGACTCGGGTGGGGTGTCTGGCGCAGAGCATCGACGATCCACACATCGAGACCTTGCAGCAATTGCACGGACGCTTCTGGCAACTCTGAAATATCGGGCGAATACGCGAGGTTTGAGATGCGATAGCCCAGGCTTGTAATGTCGCCGTGAATCTGCGGGATGGGCAGCGCGGTGAGGGCGCCGCCTGGGCCCTCTATGACAACAGGACTTTGCCCGTCGATTTCGTGCCCATTGAGAATAGGCGTGTAACTTGAGCCATCCGGCGTCTTGAAGCAGTACGTGAAGCGCTTGCGCAGACTCTCGCCCGTCGCAGCATCGAAATACACGTCGACGCGCTTTTTCATGGCGTAGGCCACCATGCGCAAATCGTCGATACCGTGGGTGTGGTCGGCGTGGTCGTGCGTATAGAGCACGCCATCCAGCGCAGTCAGGCGCACCGAGAGTATTTGAGCGCGGAAATCGGGCGAGGTGTCGATGAGGACAGCGGTCTGACCATTCCGTCCCTTGCGCTCGACAAGCGCGGAACAGCGCAAGCGGCGGTTCTTCGGATTTTCAGGGTCACACTGACCCCACGTCATGCCTATCCGCGGCACGCCACCGGAAGAACCACAGCCTAGAATGGTGAAACGGTAGCTCATGCATAGGCCTGCGTTGGCGCGGCTGAACGCGGAACCTTTGTGAACAGGCCGAAGAAATTTTCGGTCGTCACCTTGGCAATTTCATCCTCGCTCACGCCTTTGACATCGGCGAGCGCCTTCGCAGTGTGAACGATGAGTGCTGGTTCGTTAACCTTGCCCCGATAGGGCTCCGGCGCCAAGAACGGCGCGTCTGTCTCAAGCAGCAGCCGGTCCATGGGAATGTCGCGAGCGATTTCGCGCAAGGCATCCGACTTCTTGAAGCTGATGACGCCCGAGAAGGAGACGTACAGGCCGAGATCGACCGCTCCCATCGCCAGCTCGCGGCCGCCGGTGAAGCAATGAAGGATGGCCGGGAACGGCCCCTTTGCATGTTCGTCCTTCAGGATCGCGAGCGTGTCGG from Hyphomicrobiaceae bacterium encodes:
- a CDS encoding MBL fold metallo-hydrolase, translated to MSYRFTILGCGSSGGVPRIGMTWGQCDPENPKNRRLRCSALVERKGRNGQTAVLIDTSPDFRAQILSVRLTALDGVLYTHDHADHTHGIDDLRMVAYAMKKRVDVYFDAATGESLRKRFTYCFKTPDGSSYTPILNGHEIDGQSPVVIEGPGGALTALPIPQIHGDITSLGYRISNLAYSPDISELPEASVQLLQGLDVWIVDALRQTPHPSHFSVKQAVAWAQKLKPKRTILTHMTSDLDYETLKRDLPEGIEPAYDGMVLSFT
- a CDS encoding TatD family hydrolase, which translates into the protein MLVDRHCHIDRHEFAKDLDGVVERAKAAGVGILVNISTRIRKFDDVKAVIERFDNVYGSVGTHPHNAHEELDIPVAEIVRLSRHPKIVSIGEAGLDYFYKHSTPAAQAEGFRNHIAAARETGLPLEIHTRDADADTLAILKDEHAKGPFPAILHCFTGGRELAMGAVDLGLYVSFSGVISFKKSDALREIARDIPMDRLLLETDAPFLAPEPYRGKVNEPALIVHTAKALADVKGVSEDEIAKVTTENFFGLFTKVPRSAAPTQAYA